A DNA window from Eretmochelys imbricata isolate rEreImb1 chromosome 3, rEreImb1.hap1, whole genome shotgun sequence contains the following coding sequences:
- the KRTCAP3 gene encoding LOW QUALITY PROTEIN: keratinocyte-associated protein 3 (The sequence of the model RefSeq protein was modified relative to this genomic sequence to represent the inferred CDS: inserted 2 bases in 1 codon; deleted 1 base in 1 codon), with translation MGCGRCGFDLGHGPQRLMRSGITLIILGHLNFILGAIVHGTVLRHVANPERTVTSEYTTANVISVGSGLLSITAGIVAILVSQNLLKAALHWALLCVSLLNCLLSAACSLGLALAVSLTIASRGHRLIVGCNSSALPADARAAIATNDCPFNTTRIYDTALALWFPSMVMAAVEAALSGRCCVVSLILRGIGPCADTYIRQQALLQEPPGHIGRERVSEVPVMLMQPMGEAERRARREGAAAPPSRLFLGEQALGCCGRALLVSGLPRLSLSCXSPAAASPPGALPTMLCCIPSPIGPWGKGSHQRHQRGGERHLDSQ, from the exons ATGGGCTGCGGCCGCTGCGGGTTCG ACTTGGGGCACGGGCCCCAGCGCCTCATGCGGTCTGGCATTACCCTGATCATCCTGGGCCACTTGAACTTCATCCTGGGGGCCATCGTGCACGGCACAGTCCTGCGCCACGTGGCCAACCCTGAGCGCACGGTCACCTCCGAGTACACGACCGCCAACGTCATCTCCGTCGGCTCCGGGCTGCTG AGCATCACTGCTGGGATTGTGGCCATCTTGGTGTCCCAGAACCTCCTCAAGGCAGCCCTG cactgggCCTTGCTGTGCGTCTCGCTGCTGAACTGCCTGCTCTCCGCGGCCTGCAGCTTGGGCTTGGCCCTGGCCGTCTCCCTCACCAtcgccagcagggggcaccgccTGATCGTGGGATGCAACAGCTCCGCCCTCCCAGCCGACGCCCGGGCTGCCATAGCCACCAACGACTGCCCCTTCAACACCACCCGCATCTAC GACACGGCCCTGGCGCTCTGGTTCCCCTCCATGGTGATGGCTGCGGTCGAAGCGGCGCTTTCCGGCAGGTGCTGTGTGGTGTCCCTGATCCTCCGCGGCATCGGCCCCTGTGCAGACACCTACATCCGCCAGCAG GCGCTGCTCCAGGAACCCCCCGGCCACATCGGCCGGGAGCGGGTGAGTGAAGTGCCCGTCATGCTGATGCAG CCCATGGGAGAGGCAGAACGCAGggccaggagggagggggcagctgcccctcccaGCAGACTGTTCCTGGGGGAGCAGGCTcttggctgctgtggcagggcccTGCTGGTATCAGGGCTCCCGCGGCTGTCCCTCTcgtg cagtcctgctgctgccAGCCCTCCTGGGGCTCTTCCCACCATGCTGTGCTGCATTCCCAGCCCCATAGGGCCATGGGGGAAGGGATCCCACCAGAGACACcagcggggaggggagagacatCTGGACAGCCAGTGA